A single genomic interval of Gossypium raimondii isolate GPD5lz chromosome 11, ASM2569854v1, whole genome shotgun sequence harbors:
- the LOC105803111 gene encoding mavicyanin, which produces MACTKKTLAFLLMLAFVGVSLGAVHKVGDSTGWTSLGNIDYLKWASTKNFHVGDSLLFQYNPQFHNVMQVTHDDFQSCNGTSAIASYTSGSDSVTLKRPGHFYFLCGVPGHCQAGQKVDVLVKSSSKAPIASPSPSTLGSSPANPPSEMLGAPGPAQSSALSLISSKNSLAWSLVAVGGVFGFAFYF; this is translated from the exons ATGGCTTGTACTAAGAAAACTCTGGCTTTCCTTTTGATGCTGGCTTTTGTGGGAGTCTCTCTTGGTGCGGTTCACAAAGTGGGCGATTCCACCGGCTGGACTAGTCTTGGGAATATTGACTACCTCAAGTGGGCTTCCACCAAGAATTTCCATGTTGGCGACTCTCTTC TTTTTCAGTACAACCCTCAATTCCACAACGTGATGCAAGTGACCCACGACGATTTCCAGTCATGCAACGGAACATCTGCCATCGCCTCCTACACCTCTGGATCCGACTCCGTAACCCTCAAAAGGCCTGGCCACTTTTATTTCCTTTGCGGTGTTCCAGGCCACTGCCAAGCCGGCCAGAAAGTCGACGTATTGGTCAAATCATCGTCCAAAGCCCCAATTGCAAGTCCTAGCCCATCCACTTTAGGTTCATCGCCTGCAAACCCACCGTCAGAAATGTTGGGTGCTCCTGGCCCAGCTCAGAGCAGTGCCCTGTCTCTCATCTCCTCCAAGAATTCCCTGGCATGGAGTCTTGTCGCGGTTGGCGGCGTCTTCGGTTTTGCCTTCTACTTCTAG
- the LOC105803110 gene encoding probable inactive patatin-like protein 9, producing MELSKVTLEIFTKLEQKWLSHCESTTKKVRILSIDGGGTSGIVSGAALIHLEDQIRLKAGDPHAQIADFFDMIAGTGVGALIAAMLSADDGTGHPIFSARDAVKFITQNNSKLFKVNRLARVLHRRKRFSGKSMDKVLKEMFKREDGTVLTLKDMCKHLLIPCFDLKSCAPFVFSRADASESSSFNFDLWKVCRATSATPSLFKPFPLTSVDGKTTCSAVDGGLVMNNPTAAAITHVLHNKRDFPSVNGVEDLLVLSLGSGPSSCGKSKVSNNGECSTSSVVDIVLEGVSETVDQMLGNAFCWNRADYVRIQANGLGSDRMVESRMEEVLEERGVESLPFGGKRLLMETNGQRIECFVQRLVASGKTSLPPSPCKESAVSPLANGR from the exons ATGGAGCTGAGTAAGGTAACTTTGGAGATCTTCACGAAACTGGAGCAGAAATGGCTATCGCACTGTGAATCCACCACCAAGAAGGTCCGGATCCTCAGCATTGACGGTGGTGGAACCTCCGGCATTGTCTCTGGTGCCGCTCTTATACACCTTGAAGACCAGATCCGCCTCAAAGCGGGTGATCCTCATGCTCAAATTGCCGATTTCTTTGACATGATAGCCGGCACTGGCGTCGGTGCTCTTATTGCTGCCATGCTCTCTGCCGACGATGGAACTGGGCATCCAATTTTCTCTGCTAGAGACGCTGTCAAGTTCATCACTCAGAATAACTCCAAGCTCTTCAAAGTGAATAGGCTCGCCAGAGTTCTTCACCGTCGGAAAAGATTCTCCGGTAAGAGCATGGATAAGGTGCTGAAGGAAATGTTTAAGAGAGAAGACGGAACGGTTTTGACACTAAAGGACATGTGTAAGCATCTCCTGATTCCTTGCTTTGACCTCAAGAGTTGCGCTCCCTTTGTTTTCTCTCGGGCCGATGCTTCCGAATCATCAAGCTTCAACTTCGACCTTTGGAAAGTGTGTCGCGCCACGTCAGCCACTCCAAGCCTCTTCAAACCTTTCCCCTTGACATCCGTCGACGGAAAGACCACGTGCTCCGCCGTGGACGGCGGTTTGGTCATGAACAATCCTACTGCCGCTGCAATCACGCACGTGCTCCATAACAAGAGAGATTTCCCATCCGTTAATGGCGTGGAGGATCTGCTGGTTTTGTCGTTAGGCAGCGGTCCATCATCGTGTGGAAAGTCAAAGGTTAGTAATAATGGCGAATGCTCGACTTCTTCAGTCGTTGACATTGTGCTTGAAGGTGTCTCGGAGACCGTTGACCAGATGTTGGGGAACGCTTTCTGTTGGAACCGTGCAGACTACGTTAGAATTCAG GCAAACGGACTGGGGAGTGATAGGATGGTGGAGTCGAGAATGGAGGAGGTCCTGGAGGAAAGAGGAGTAGAGTCGTTACCCTTTGGCGGGAAGCGGTTACTGATGGAGACTAACGGACAGAGAATTGAGTGCTTTGTGCAACGCCTAGTTGCCTCCGGGAAAACCAGCCTTCCTCCAAGTCCCTGCAAGGAATCAGCCGTTAGTCCGCTTGCCAACGGCCGTTAA